The sequence below is a genomic window from Escherichia marmotae.
AAATTTCGTACAAAGGGACTTCCGCGCTCACCACCAGCTTGACGTGGCGCTCGTAAAACTCATCCACCAGCGCAATAAAACGCCGCGCTTCGCTCTCCATCAACCGCGTCATGACAGGCACATCAAACAACATCACCGTGTGAAACAGACGTGAGAGCGCAATATAGTCATGCTGGCTACGGGCATCGACGCACAGCGTGGTAAATGACACTGCCAGTGTCTGGTTTTCTACGCCCATTGTCGCCAGCGGTCGATGATTGATTTCCAGTGTGGGGGATTGTTCTCGTTTTGCACCTGCCAGTGCCAGCCACAGCTTATCCATCTGTTCACGCGTTTCATCATTGAGCGGCGACAGCCACAGATGCGCCTGAGTGAGCGTGCGCAGCCGATAATCAACGCCAGCATCGACGTTCATCACATCACAATGCTGTTTAATGGCGTCGATAGCCGGAAGAAAACGCGCACGTTGTAAACCATTTCGATAAAGTTCATCCGGCGGAATATTTGACGTCGCCACCAGCGTTATACCGCGAGCAAACAACGCTTTCATCAGGCCGCCCAGCAGCATAGCATCGGTAATATCCGAGACAAAAAATTCGTCAAAACAGAGCACATCGGTTTCAGCTTTGAAACGATCAGCAATAATTTCCAGCGGATCGCTCTGCCCCTGCAATGTGGTTAATTCTTCATGCACACGTAGCATAAAACGGTGAAAGTGCAGGCGCTGTTTTCGCTCTCCCGGCAAACTTTGATAGAACAGATCCATCAACCAGGTTTT
It includes:
- the zapE gene encoding cell division protein ZapE; the encoded protein is MQSVTPTSQYLKALNEGSHQPDDVQKEAVSRLEIIYQELISSTPPAARVSGIMARVGKLWGKREDTSNAPVRGLYMWGGVGRGKTWLMDLFYQSLPGERKQRLHFHRFMLRVHEELTTLQGQSDPLEIIADRFKAETDVLCFDEFFVSDITDAMLLGGLMKALFARGITLVATSNIPPDELYRNGLQRARFLPAIDAIKQHCDVMNVDAGVDYRLRTLTQAHLWLSPLNDETREQMDKLWLALAGAKREQSPTLEINHRPLATMGVENQTLAVSFTTLCVDARSQHDYIALSRLFHTVMLFDVPVMTRLMESEARRFIALVDEFYERHVKLVVSAEVPLYEIYQGERLKFEFQRCLSRLQEMQSEEYLTREHLA